In Phragmites australis chromosome 18, lpPhrAust1.1, whole genome shotgun sequence, the genomic window TTGGAGACGTGGAGCGTGTCAGGCCCGTTCCATGGACTCGCCTGGGTATTCACCGTCACGCGCGTAGAGTCATCAGCGACGAGGTCACACGCGACTGTGATTGGTCGTCTCAGACTCTCATGGCTGCCGATGAGACAAAGGGTCATTGGTGCTGGGatttctttctcctctttttctcatttttgaGAGGGTGTGTGTTTTGGGATtccctttccttttttcttttcttttttttaggggAAGATGGACTTTATTCATTCGGCATTGGTCACACTGACATCAATGAAACCAGGAGGGGTTAGCAACCATACATGTAAGTTATGAGCATCAACCTTAGTGTCCCTACTTTCACGACGAAAGGAGCAAGTCTAAGTTATGAGCATAAACCTTATTGTCCCTACTTTCATGACAAAATGAGCAAATCTGAAGACTCCACGCCATGAATAGAATCTCCCGGAGGGTAGCAACATAGGTACCAAACGGCAAAAATGAAGATTGGCTGCAAATCAGGGCAGCAGATTTCTGATGGATGAGCTTCTGAGAACTTGAGAAGGGTTGGAACTTGATGTCccgtaaaaaaaaactccattaTTTTGCTGGGCCATATCCCGTGGGCTTCTAACGGACCAGCTTCTGAGAAGGGCTTCGATATGCTGGGCTGGGCCCAAGTTTGGGAGAGATCGTAGACTAGACTGGGCTAGACTATCTCGGTACGGCCAGAACAGACCTCCCCTAAGGACCGAAGTGTTAGCTCGTTGGCAACAAACTGACGGAGAACAATAGGTTTAGACAAGCAGAAGCAGGTGTTGAATTCGAAGGAGAGTTCGCAAGAGTTGGCGCTAGCTGGCTGCTGAGTTGTGTGCGTGGGGCCCTGAGGGCAGTGTGAGTGAGCCAGAGTATATAACCGGTCTTGTAATCCATCAAacaaataagaaataaaaaagtaaaagtTACCTACCTCTCTTTCCCCTTTTcacatgttcttcttcctctgtcTGTTGAGAGATGGTGCTCATGCCCTGGTGATCCATACCGACGGCCACGGGTGTGACAGGTGGTATTAGAGACATCGAAACTTGGCCAGCGTTTCAGGGGGTGGTGCCTCGATCCATTCATTCGACCTTGAGCTGTAAAATTTCGAAGAGGGTCAGTTGAGATAGGAGATTATTTGCCGCATTTGGCACTTCTCCGACATCATGTACATCCCGATTGGGTTGGCTCAGTTTGAGGCACGGGCACCATGGCTCCTCCGAAGCCCTCCGTGTAAACTACATTCGTCTTGGACGCGATGGCGGCGGTGGAGAAGAAGGACGACAGTAGATGGGAGTGGATCATGGAGACCATCGACCTGATCTGCGCAGGGATCATCATTTTGCTCACAACGACACAATAACATATGATGGCATAGCTCGATCTCAATACAAAGGCAGTCGGGCAGATCACACGCGAGCAACAGTTGATGGCGAAGCAACTAGAGACTACAAATCAGGTGGTGGCTGGGTTGACGCTAGAGCAAAGGTGGTAGGCAAGGCGGATTAGTTCAGTCCACCAAGACCATGGGCGCCTTCTGGCGTCCACCACACATCTCGACCGCTGCAACCACCAGAACGACTGGGTTTTTAGACACTTTTTGGTGAGCCATCTCACACTCTTCATGATTATGCTGGTTGTCGATCTAGTGATGCCTGTAGTTTCCCGCGCCATACCTTGCCCAAATTGTCTTTCCCGACATTCACTGGGGAGAATCCACAGATTTGGAGGGATAAATGCCTTGATTACTTTAGGATATTCAATGTTAGTGAAGGGATGTGGACGATAATTGCTTCATTGCATATGGAAGGGAATGCGGCTCGTTGGCTTTAGGTGTACAAATTGGCCCATGGTCTACGAAGTTGGGATCAATTTATCAAGGTGGTTGAGGATAATTTTGGTGCTGATGACTATCATCGAGCAATTGAACAACTATTGGATCTCAGATAGAAGGGATTAGTGGATGATTATGCAAGATAATTTGAGGATGTTCGATACCAGATCTCCATGCACCATGTCAGTTATGATGAAATGATTTGTGTATCTCATTTTGTGAAAGGACTGAAACCTGAGATACTAGCAACAGTGCAGTCACAAGTCCCCTCAACAGTTGATTGAGCTATTCTGTTGGCTCAAGTTCAGGAACAAGTGATGGAGAAAGGGAAGTTGAAATTGCAGAAGAACAGTAACTCCACCAAAACATCTTCCAGTTCCTATTAGTCTGACAGTAAGCCACAAGGTACTTTGGGACCTGACGATGAATAATTGATAGTTACCATATTTAGGTGCCCTAggattttctataattttttggaGCATTTCATTATCTCTGTGAAGGAGATccctagaagaaagaaaaatactcGCAGGTACTCAATGCATCCTGTGACCAGAAAGGTCTATCTTTAATAATAGAAAGAAAAAGTCCAGAGGACATACGACGCCCAATATATATACGTGAAgatgatatgccctagagacaatcatatagatgattatatcacacgttTATGTTCATATACTTCTGAATAACGTGTTAtctaagaatgactatcgtttactttgattgataagtatgtgatttgttcgtgaaactttttatttatatcatgatgttattcttagtcgatccctggtcgcatatcattgtgatgatacataagaccagcacatgtttTGATTgttgatcatgtttcatggatcataggtatagagataccagatcaataatatggacatttatACATAATATTGGATATACCCactttgagatactgctgggattgttattatgatgtgccatcagttgttatctcaaatggtgtacctgcatgatccttagacctgagattaTCATTGATTCTTAGAATGtatagtgacatactttggggctgccaaatgctattccgtaactggatagttataaaggtagttttttgGTTTGTCATAAAATATGTCAtgaggtgtgagcgatcaagataaaATTTACCCCTCCTTAATAACATAAGATATATTtttgggcccctcgaggtagttggattgagaaagtacaTGGacatgctaatatgattaaaaagttaatcatgatgaatccactacttaatcgagtgaatggtcgagctatcacaagggtggcacgtatctcaccttgagcttgattgatatcatgaggcgaagggatcggtgcatgtatATATCAAGGCTCAAaagatatgatcttttgtgtatactcgatAGTCAATATATCCTACTAGGGAcggctattgatttcggtttggaaagggttttcgagtcgtagccgtttgtacatgaatctaacgggtcacacacttaatggattagaacaaaacatacgaattggattcgtatatgagtttgattggattgtgatccatgaggtgttaaaGTCTTAAATAGCTTTCAATATAGGAGctcattagcgagctctatataaggagaggcgtgggggTGGGGCATGGATAGGTTGAGCCACttgaaaaccctagccgcgcgcgaggtgctagcacatcggtgctcggTATTTTTACCcggtacgtgtggataccgtagaggcactaCTGCTATTGTGGCACTGATATTCTCGACGAGTTGATTATgacgtgttcgggactggtcgtCGGCCGTGACGCACTGGTCGACAGACCTACTCATCTGGTCACGGagcacgacacgaccactcggatctggtcggatagcacgacacgaccactcagAACTGGTCGAGGCTGTGATAGACCTGATCAGGAGCTGATCGAGGAACTGGTTAAGGagtacgaccacctgctcgaagTTAGtcgagcgtgaccacctgcgcggggctggtcgcgtatctgatcgagaagctgttcggagtttgacgcgcacgaagTTAGATCGGCCTACTCCAACTGTTCTTCCGCTGCACCGCGCGTTGAggtactagcatggtttcctgatTGAttacggtagaaattttttgttttagcctagcgtagcctacccattcTCCAACAATACGAACCGAAGGGCCTTATGGAGAATGAGTGGGAACATTCGTCACAAATGATACGAGTTTCACAAACCCATACAAGACAACAGAAGCTAAGAAAAAAGTTATCGAATAGGTTTACCAAGTGTTTTTACATATGCAAGCAAAAATTACATCACTTAGCACCGATATTAACTCGTTCTCTTTTGGTTTCTTCCTAACACACATGGATGTACATGCTCTAAAACTACAGTAGCCAAGATAAAACTGAAACTAGCATTGCTTGACATTAAGCTCCACTTGGAAAAAACACTACCGTTGCATGCTCGTCTTTGCATCATGCGACGCACACAGAAGAAAAAACTAGTTTGTTAATTTTATCGAATGGTTTGTCATGTTATCATTTGGTAGAGCCTTTCTAAGGAAATTTACCTATATgcacatttttttcatttacACCACATTACTCAGCCAGAATCTTAAACATTTTTGTTAGAGTCCATTGCTCGGAGATTTCGTTCAACCTCAAAAATATTGTTAGAGTCAATTGCTAGGAGATTTCGTTGAACCTCAAAAATATCATTAGTATTCTCTAATGTTTTTACCTAGGAACTGATCTACCGCGAGGGTGGAGTGGATTTAAGCTCTCTACGCCGAACGTACTTAGAAGCTCATCTTAATTTTTgagtatcaaagaaaaagaagaagatgagaaaaaaaccTAATTAGTGGCCTAGATCTGCCGCTAGTTTCACACCGGAAAATGAAACGAaataaatgagagaaaatattcaactaaCTGCAAATTTTAAAAGAGGGGGAAAAAAGTTCACAACCACCCATACGTACGCAGCTCAATCTCTAACGTGTCCCGTACCCAGGTCTTATCGGGTCTGACAGCTTACTGCCCTCCACACCCGCAAAGCCATCGCggctcctccagtcctcctcaCCCTCCTCTTCCCTCGAGCCGCACGCCCCTCGTCGCCGGCGGCCGAAGCGGCGCTCTCAGCATCACCGGGCCGGCGTCGGCGAGCACGGCCGTCCTgcggagaaggcggcggagatGGCGATGCGTCACCTCATCACGGGCCAGAACAACTGCGCCCCGGACGGCGCGTCGTCGTCCAATCCCTTCGGCGCCCTCGCCAACGCCGTCCTCGGCCAGTCCTCCAAGGCGCAGGTACAACCCCGTCGGTCTCGCCTCGAGTTTAGAGGATCCACCGTTGCTGCGGACCTGCGGTGATGGTTAGGCGTGGATCAACGATTTGTTGCCGTTTAGGTTGGTCCTCCTTGAGTCCTTGTGGTGATGATTTGGTGCAGACGGAGCAACAGTGCCGATTGTTCTGGAAGCAAGGGCGATTCTGCTAGTCTAGTTGGGTGGTTTGATCATCCCGTGTTGTTTAGGTTGGTTTTGTGTCATGTGTGTTGCATCGTCCGGTAATTTCGCAAAGCTAGTGAGGCTGTGAGTAAATGCTCAGTAAACAATGCTTAGTGAGAATTTCTGATTGACCCACTAACTGTACCATGTTTCCTTGATATTGGTTAACTTCCAAATGCATTAATAGGTTATATTTAACATCAACACAACTTTTTCTATAGCTAcacccttttctttttgcagtCAATAAAGGAACTTCCTGGCGCTGCTGTTAGTGTTCCATCAACATCTGAATTTAGCACAGCTGCTCCCTTGTCAACCATCCCTGGTTCAGAGAATGAGTTTAAACAAGATCAACGACCTCTCGCACGGGTAAGGGTTATTCTCAATGCTACTTTTTTTGTGCCTCCAAGGCACTCCTAAGTCCTAACTGTAACTGAGCACCTGCAGGGTGCCGACTTCATTCGTGGGGGTCCTGCGAATGACTGGGTCGAATCTTTTCGGCCTCCGGGGCTTCCTGAATTTGGAGGAGCTGGATCCCAATTTGCAGAATTTGAGCAAATTTATAATAATACAGGGACAACCTTTGGACCACCCTTGGATGGTAAATTTCTAGAGTTTAGTCTGTGGACTGGATGTTTGTCTGTGCACCACATGGTACCAAATGCAAATCTTGTAGTTTGGTAAATTCACAAGTTCATTATACTGTACCAAgtttttttccttgaaaataCGCGTaaatttttgagaaaatcaTTTGATCATGTACGGCTTAATAGTTTTTCTTGTGACTAATATATTACCTTTTTTTGTATCATTATTCATTACTATCTTTTTTGGTTCGTGTGGCTCTTGTTGGGTTTCACCTCTAGCCTATCCCAATTTGCTTGGGACAAAAGGTTTGGTTGTATCCTGGGCAAGTTGTCTTATGTTCTTTGGTATCTTGATTGCTTATGACAATTGGCATTAGATCCTGCTTTAATGTATGGTGCTCACATACTCCTGAATAGCAAATGTCTTGGAGGGTCTTTATTATGCCAAATTATGTTCGATTGCGAGGATTTAAATTTAGCATATCGAGAAGAAGATATAGTAGGAACTACAATAGCCTTGATGCTATGATAAATAGATGCATTGTTCTGCTACCGTACTATATGAAAACGGAGAGTTTACCTCAGACGCAACATTATTTTCCTAGTTTTACAGTTTACAGTGATGCCAAAATACAACATAATATAATGACCCTCGACATAATTCATTTCAGGTCCGCCACAAAGGGTGTTGTCTGGTGTTTTGCATTCTTTTCTTGCAAGTGGCCGAGCTGGTGTGCCGTTTCAACCTGTTCCAGTACCAGCTCTTGGTTTATCTGAAAGTGACAAACAATGCATACGTGATCGTAGCTGCATAATGGCACGGCATATTTTGGCTGACCAACCGGAAGAATATATACAAGCCCAGGTTGACATATAATTTCTAACCTCTGTGAATATGAAAATTTCCTAGGACCATTTGAGGTTTGCTCAAAATACTTATGTCTTTTGTTCACATGTTTAACTAGAATGGTACagtattttcatttttttcatgaCATGACCTTTGAGGTTCAGTATTTCTCTTATTGTCTATTGATGATCTCACTCTTTTTATGTTTGTCAGGTCAACACATTGCTGCATTCACTTGATATTGACAACCGAATGAGAGGCCCCATGCATGGAACATACCCAGAGCTGGAGGAGTACTGGAATCAGTCCCAAAGTGCTATGAGATCTGCCCCAATGCATAATGCTGCAGATAAATGGATTACCGAGTTCGGCAAGCAAAATAATAACCCAGAAGATTGGGCACACTCTTTCGAGCAGCAATATGGTCCCAATGGTTGGGCCTCCGAGTTTGAACAGGTCAGAGCCTTTAGCATGCTTGTTTGGCATTTCTGCAAGTATCAATTCTGAAATATGCTTTTTTGCTACTTATGTTAACAATTTCAGTAGACAAGACCTCTTAGAAACAGATAGGATGTGGAATGGATATGGATCTCCTTCTCGATATTATTTACTCTCAATCCAATTCCATATCCAATTTGGATGCTTGAATTTGAGTTGCCTTCTTTCAATATCCTTTTGCCTGACATGTTCATTTTTAGTATCCACGTTTAaattatcatctattttttatcatgtggcAGCATCAATCTCAGATGGCCATGGGTCAGATGGGAGGAGCAAACATGGCCAACCTTGCTGCTATGGAGCAATCACGTATGCTTGCACAAACATTAGCAAGCAATAATGATCCAAAGTTTCAGGTATAAATGATGACCTGATTTGTTTATATAACTCTGTTAAAATTTGCTCGAATCACGAATCACAACTCGTCCTAATTTGCTCTGTTTGTTCTGATTAGTTTCTCTGCGCACACTTGGTTGACTGGATGTGATTTGTTAATAATTAAAATCCATGGCAATGCGCACATGTGGCGATCTTGATCTATCATTTTGCTACATGTGAATGGGGAACATTTTTACCATTGTATATGCACATCCTGCTTGGAGTGGCTTTTCGTATGATATCCAGTGAAACTGTGTGGTATAGGGGCTTGTGGCATTTTATTCTTATGGATAACTTGTTGACTTGAATAGGATGACACATGATTCAtcagtttagaattttttgcatattttattGCATGCCACTTTATGGAAAAGTGCTTTGCAATTTTTTCTCTCAACTGATATTATTTCTCCATAAATTCTGTGACATTGTAAAACTTGAGCTATACTTTGGATCTCTTTGAATTTAACTTGccttaattaccaaaatatgaTCTTGCTTACTGGAGTGACAGAGGGGAATCTTCATTGGATATGCAGGGAGGGCATAATGTGGATTGGTGTCACTGTGTATTACTTTTATATTGATTGCTCAATTTTATATCACGCATTGATATATTATGTCATATCTGAACCATTGTTGTTCAGTACTGACTTTAGTTTTTTCTGGACTCCAAGTTAATCGACGATATTGTTACCAACCTTATCTTAACTATAGGGTCATTTGGATCATCCTGTTTTAAGGACCTGACaatacatttttttcctttgttttggGGAAGAATTCTAAGTTCTTCCAGTTTGTTTCAAAGATGAGCCGCGGTGAACTTATTATAGAAGATAATCAAGTAAAACAAGGTTCAGCATCCCAATCCAGTGGCTGGGCTGATGAATTTCAAACACAGTACAATGCTAATGCAAACTCATGGGCGGATCAGTTTGTGCATGAAGAGGTAATACCAGAGAGCTAGATGTATGCAAATATATGTACGGCACTTAATGGGGATTTAGTTTTCTCGGGTTAGAATATAGAATTTGATAAATCACTGAAACATCATGGTGCTTTATAAGAGCTTTTGCGCCTATGAGTGTGTGAGAAACTAGAAATTGTGCGATGCTTTCACTCCGTACAGACTTGCAGAACTGCTGAAGGTTCTGGTTAAATATCCTCAGACCATGGTGGCTGGATAACATTCGCTCGAGGACCTGCAAAACTCTTTAATGCATATGATCAAATGGTTGTCCTTTAATACAAACCGTTCAGTGTTCTGGCATACTTGGCGTTAGAAGCATCACACTTGTTGCTTCTTTCATACTTATATCTGTTGTGCTCTGATGATATTTTCCACTAATCTCTATTCTCCAGCTTTCACAAGGGGCAGATAAGTGGGTTAGCGAGTTCTCTAGTGAACATAATCAGGGCGGGCTAAATGAGAACTGGATTGATGAGTTCTCGAAATTAAATGTCACTGATGAATGGGCAGAGGAGTTCAGTGGAGGAGGTTTTGGTGAAAGCTCTGCTGATCCATGGGTAGATGAGTAAGTACAAGCCTCTTGTGCCTCTATACATTTGCTTTGTCATGGCAATATCATTAAGGTTGAGTCAACATCTATTGCTTCTTTCTTGGAGTGTTGTCAGATCTTTATGTCAAATACTAAAAGAATTTTGGGTTCTTTGTTCCAACATCCCATCTAGTTTGGTAAATTATGACacaattattaatttttttttttattttgccatTGGTGAATCATGTTACGTTTTATAGGAGCCCCTTTGTTTGGTTTAACTGTTACATCGTACCACTAACTGTTGCCATGCTTTATTTGTAGGTTCCAGGAACAACTGTCAGCCTCCAAACAAAGTTCGGGTGCTTCTCGAGGAGTTTATGTTTTTTCTGAGACAAACCCGTATGTTGGTCACCCTAATCCAATGCAGGAAGGACAGGATCTCTTCCGCAAGGGCCTCTTAAGTGAAGCTGTTCTTGCTTTAGAGGCTGAAGTTTTGAAGAATCCTGATAATGCTGAAGGTTGGAGGTtgcttggaataacacatgcaGAAAATGATGATGACAAACAGGTGATGTGTCTTCCTTTAATGTTAGATGTTGATATGCCAATAAGGGTCTATCAAACAACATGCTAAGTCACCATGTACTTACTTTTTCTCACTATGGTAGTCCGACATGTACGTGCTGCATGTTTCTGTGTATCAGTTATGTGCGTGATGAGTTTTAACTAGATCAAATTTCAAGAATCTTTTAACCAAATCCTAGAGGCCAAAGCATAAATTTTAATACAGGATGGCTGAATTTGACTGTTTGTAGCTGCTCTGCATGCGGTATGCTAATTCTCATGAGGAATTATGTGAACCATGCTCCATTGCGATTCTGTGTACCTTGCAAGAATTACATACATTATATATATGTGACTCAATATTTAATCTATATCAGGAAAATGTAATTCTATTGTTAGTCTTCAGCACTATGAAATATTAtgttatgacctagggtttccATGTTTCTGCTTTTCATAAGGTGGTTTTTGTTTCTAATAATCTAATTTCTTGCTTCAAATTCAGGCCATTGCAGCAATGATGCGGGCGCAAGAAGCTAATCCGACAAACCTGGAAGTTCTTCTCGCTCTTGGTGTCAGTCACACAAACGGTTAGTGCTTGGAATCATGAGAGTAATTTAGCGTCCTGTTCAATCTGCTATGGCACTCTCGGAGATAATTTAACTGACAGAAGTTATGATTGGAAGTTACATGATTTCCGCATTGATGGAAGCTATTTCACCAGGAACGGAGAACAACTAAACAAAACTAATTCATGTCTGAGAAAAACatgtttatttccttttccttttctagtttaaagaaaagaaaaacttgtcCTGTTGTCCATGCTTCTCCAAGCTTCATGTCCAATAATGGAAAGCTTTGCTGATAGCATTTTATAACTCAACATTCTAAAATTTAGTTCAAATGggaaattaatcaaaatagcAATTATATTCTATCTTGGGAGGGTTTAATTCTTCTATGCAATTGCTGCAGAATTGGAGCAGGGAGAAGCATTAAGATATCTTTATAGGTGGCTTCAGAATCATCCAAAATATGGGGGCCTTGCCCCTCCACAATCAACTGATTCACCTTATGGTCCAGATGTAAGTGCATGCTATTTACTTGTAGCGTCGATGTTTCAATTTACTCTATTAACTTATTAAACCTTGGCATCTTCAGCTTTCAGATAGTTATCTTGTACACGTGATTAGATGTTTTTAGCTGCAGTAATGTACTTTTGCCCATGTTTTATATGTTTCaagatattattttt contains:
- the LOC133898750 gene encoding peroxisome biogenesis protein 5-like isoform X2, which codes for MAMRHLITGQNNCAPDGASSSNPFGALANAVLGQSSKAQSIKELPGAAVSVPSTSEFSTAAPLSTIPGSENEFKQDQRPLARGADFIRGGPANDWVESFRPPGLPEFGGAGSQFAEFEQIYNNTGTTFGPPLDGPPQRVLSGVLHSFLASGRAGVPFQPVPVPALGLSESDKQCIRDRSCIMARHILADQPEEYIQAQVNTLLHSLDIDNRMRGPMHGTYPELEEYWNQSQSAMRSAPMHNAADKWITEFGKQNNNPEDWAHSFEQQYGPNGWASEFEQHQSQMAMGQMGGANMANLAAMEQSRMLAQTLASNNDPKFQLSQGADKWVSEFSSEHNQGGLNENWIDEFSKLNVTDEWAEEFSGGGFGESSADPWVDEFQEQLSASKQSSGASRGVYVFSETNPYVGHPNPMQEGQDLFRKGLLSEAVLALEAEVLKNPDNAEGWRLLGITHAENDDDKQAIAAMMRAQEANPTNLEVLLALGVSHTNELEQGEALRYLYRWLQNHPKYGGLAPPQSTDSPYGPDVVKLFNEAAQMSPEDADVHIVLGVLYNLSREYDKAIASFKTALQLKPQDYSLWNKLGATQANSIQSAEAILAYQQALDLKPNYVRAWANMGISYANQGLYEDSIRYYVRAVSMNPKADNAWQYLRISLSNASRADMIAACDSRNLDVLQKEFPL
- the LOC133898750 gene encoding peroxisome biogenesis protein 5-like isoform X1, which gives rise to MAMRHLITGQNNCAPDGASSSNPFGALANAVLGQSSKAQSIKELPGAAVSVPSTSEFSTAAPLSTIPGSENEFKQDQRPLARGADFIRGGPANDWVESFRPPGLPEFGGAGSQFAEFEQIYNNTGTTFGPPLDGPPQRVLSGVLHSFLASGRAGVPFQPVPVPALGLSESDKQCIRDRSCIMARHILADQPEEYIQAQVNTLLHSLDIDNRMRGPMHGTYPELEEYWNQSQSAMRSAPMHNAADKWITEFGKQNNNPEDWAHSFEQQYGPNGWASEFEQHQSQMAMGQMGGANMANLAAMEQSRMLAQTLASNNDPKFQNSKFFQFVSKMSRGELIIEDNQVKQGSASQSSGWADEFQTQYNANANSWADQFVHEELSQGADKWVSEFSSEHNQGGLNENWIDEFSKLNVTDEWAEEFSGGGFGESSADPWVDEFQEQLSASKQSSGASRGVYVFSETNPYVGHPNPMQEGQDLFRKGLLSEAVLALEAEVLKNPDNAEGWRLLGITHAENDDDKQAIAAMMRAQEANPTNLEVLLALGVSHTNELEQGEALRYLYRWLQNHPKYGGLAPPQSTDSPYGPDVVKLFNEAAQMSPEDADVHIVLGVLYNLSREYDKAIASFKTALQLKPQDYSLWNKLGATQANSIQSAEAILAYQQALDLKPNYVRAWANMGISYANQGLYEDSIRYYVRAVSMNPKADNAWQYLRISLSNASRADMIAACDSRNLDVLQKEFPL